A genomic window from Yarrowia lipolytica chromosome 1D, complete sequence includes:
- a CDS encoding uncharacterized protein (Compare to YALI0D27280g, some similarities with wi|NCU07418.1 Neurospora crassa NCU07418.1 hypothetical protein), with product MDELSREADAILDDDSVLEEDKIELLEELVVKHHGEMSSSERESMVLDLMWKHREKEGSVTRHRNGHGDVRIVGVDKSKSIDWVKIPEVLPEIDWSKVVDDYKKRGKAVPLRDKLPEDEEEVYWEDYVPDSEGHVGHGETDLAPFDLLRAVLGGNYSDELIQNTLEKHNYDINVVIVVLQKYDDRSGSEHVEEEEQAAQVYEMEHHQEVHDYSGYNNYEDPSMYEEEYDEDEKEVYAALALLPGREEKVLCKYFVQFGECLRADCRYSHDLTSRVCRFWVRGACLNGETCAFLHSFPETESTPEPTKPLENFSKPMLDSLEDFPTLGGASGTASDTKSKKREKPGSKWAAVASSNDTQTVAEKPKKRFDFSKVKPTESFVPGTAGVPSFVPKAFTPTAPSFTPTAPSFTPAKISPAKGPAARMAVQKHNPLTLLRPEFTPWVENPHQLDEPIQEYLQLRKESRKHIEMRNKYLNLSADNWHMNRPDAAKIYSNKGQKHQQELIAASRKASDILYNYRDDLGEIFCDLHGLELDTSVMHLENILLGVEEQYRKNKKLVYAISGVGYHVVSKTDMLTKEVKAWLDEWGYEYKVFFIGNEKFGTVIAIDPWSHI from the coding sequence ATGGACGAGTTGTCAAGGGAGGCAGATGCGATTCTAGATGATGACAGTgtcctggaggaggacaagatcGAGCTTTTGGAAGAGCTCGTGGTGAAACATCATGGAGAAATGTCTTCTAGCGAACGGGAGAGCATGGTGCTGGATCTCATGTGGAAACATCGTGAGAAGGAGGGCTCGGTCACACGTCACCGCAATGGTCATGGAGATGTGCGGATTGTGGGTGtcgacaagtccaagagCATCGACTGGGTCAAAATCCCAGAGGTGCTTCCAGAAATCGACTGGTCCAAAGTTGTGGACGACTACAAGAAGCGAGGCAAGGCCGTTCCCTTACGGGATAAGCTGcctgaggacgaggaggaggtctaCTGGGAAGATTATGTGCCTGACAGTGAAGGTCATGTGGGGCATGGAGAGACCGATCTGGCACCTTTTGATCTTCTTAGAGCCGTGCTTGGAGGCAATTACTCCGATGAACTGATCCAGAACACACTGGAGAAGCACAACTACGACATCAATGTGGTTATTGTGGTGCTACAAAAGTACGACGACCGTTCAGGTTCTGAGCatgtggaggaagaggagcagGCCGCTCAGGTTTACGAGATGGAACATCATCAGGAAGTACACGATTACAGCGGCTACAACAACTACGAGGACCCCAGCATGTACGAGGAAGAGTacgatgaggacgagaaaGAGGTCTATGCGGCACTGGCTCTGTTGCCAGGAAGAGAGGAGAAGGTTCTCTGTAAGTACTTTGTGCAGTTTGGAGAGTGTTTGCGGGCAGATTGCAGATATTCCCATGATCTGACATCACGTGTGTGTCGATTTTGGGTCCGTGGCGCGTGCTTGAATGGCGAGACTTGTGCCTTCCTGCATTCCTTTCCAGAGACCGAGTCTACTCCAGAGCCCACAAAGCCTCTGGAGAACTTCTCCAAGCCCATGCTTGACTCCTTGGAAGATTTCCCCACTCTGGGAGGAGCAAGTGGAACAGCTAGTGACACAAAGTCCAAAAAAAGGGAGAAGCCAGGTAGCAAATGGGCAGCTGTGGCCAGTTCTAATGACACACAAACTGTTGCtgagaagcccaagaagaGGTTTGATTTCAGCAAGGTGAAGCCTACTGAATCTTTTGTGCCTGGTACTGCTGGTGTCCCTTCTTTTGTGCCTAAGGCATTCACTCCTACAGCACCTAGTTTCACTCCTACCGCACCTAGTTTCACACCTGCCAAAATTTCGCCTGCCAAAGGACCGGCAGCTCGCATGGCTGTGCAAAAACACAACCCTCTGACTCTTCTTCGACCAGAATTCACTCCCTGGGTCGAGAACCCTCACCAGCTGGACGAACCTATTCAGGAGTACCTGCAGCTTCGAAAGGAGAGCAGAAAGCATATTGAGATGCGAAACAAGTATCTCAACCTTTCTGCCGATAACTGGCATATGAACCGACCTGATGCTGCCAAGATATACTCTAACAAGGGTCAGAAGCACCAGCAGGAACTCATTGCAGCCAGTAGAAAGGCCTCTGACATTCTCTACAATTACCGAGATGACCTTGGAGAGATCTTCTGTGACCTTCATGGGCTTGAGCTTGATACCAGTGTCATGCATCTGGAGAACATTCTTCTGGGAGTCGAGGAGCAGTACAGAAAGAATAAAAAGCTGGTGTATGCGATCTCTGGTGTGGGTTACCATGTTGTTTCCAAAACAGACATGttgaccaaggaggtgaaggCCTGGCTGGACGAGTGGGGCTATGAATACAAGGTTTTTTTCATTGGCAACGAGAAATTCGGAACCGTCATTGCCATCGATCCTTGGTCCCATATCTAA
- a CDS encoding uncharacterized protein (Compare to YALI0D27302g, similar to Saccharomyces cerevisiae PEX32 (YBR168W); ancestral locus Anc_8.592, uniprot|Q9UV60 Yarrowia lipolytica YALI0D27302g PEX23 integral peroxisomal membrane protein putative lipoate- protein ligase B activity required for matrix proteins localisation), whose amino-acid sequence MSDKEKKKSSATHAAFPPSTASQPQSMSPLLSSTPPTVTKALAQAYPYILASDKVLGLLTWTEDDQWQSFLLVAVYVTVVMYYEYLVIYCGHILAVGFIWAFVYIRQSVERRQTSEPSLDAIVHTLTNVTTKANLLLLPITSLSLTPRDVTRLAFTTLFLSPLYMFGAYFFLGPRKFLLTTGVFFLTYHSMAARVTRAVIWKSKAIRLVTFYLTGLDFSNTKRNLGAFGFTQSPLSVQSKDGKPVRFTYVLYENQRRWLGIGWTANLLAYERTPWTDEFLNEVTPPSEFKLPDTEGTGMKWQWVDPTWRLDCTNDGALVIIGNKALSTPDPSPSEGWIYYDNTWKRPTADDSFSKYTRRRRWVRTAELITVTKPTDVVVTVEEDGVTDAAGDVEIITTETEEKVRRRKGIRFEEDS is encoded by the coding sequence ATGTCGGAtaaggagaagaaaaagagcaGTGCGACGCACGCGGCCTTCCCTCCCTCAACGGCCTCGCAGCCTCAATCAATGAGTCCCCTGCTGTCTTCCACTCCCCCAACAGTCACCAAGGCACTAGCTCAAGCATACCCATACATTCTGGCCAGCGACAAGGTGCTGGGTCTGCTGACATGGACTGAGGATGATCAATGGCAGAGCTTTCTGTTGGTGGCCGTCTACGTGACCGTGGTCATGTACTACGAATACTTGGTCATCTACTGTGGTCACATTCTTGCCGTGGGCTTCATCTGGGCCTTTGTGTACATTCGACAAAGTGTGGAGAGACGGCAAACATCGGAGCCCTCTCTGGATGCAATTGTGCACACGCTGACCAatgtcaccaccaaggcaaatcttctgctgcttccaaTCACCTCTCTGAGCCTGACCCCCAGAGATGTGACCCGATTGGCATTCACCACGCTCTTCCTATCGCCTCTGTATATGTTTGGTGCCTACTTTTTCCTTGGACCCCGAAAGTTCCTGCTCACTACCggcgtcttcttcctcacCTACCATTCCATGGCTGCCCGAGTCACACGAGCAGTCATCTGGAAGTCCAAGGCCATTAGACTGGTCACCTTCTACCTCACTGGACTCGACTTTTCCAACACAAAGCGAAACCTGGGCGCCTTTGGATTCACCCAATCGCCCCTGTCGGTGCAGTCCAAGGACGGAAAGCCCGTGCGGTTCACCTACGTACTGTATGAGAACCAACGACGATGGCTCGGTATTGGCTGGACCGCCAACCTTCTGGCCTACGAGCGAACTCCTTGGACCGACGAGTTCCTCAACGAGGttactcctccttctgaGTTCAAGCTGCCCGATACAGAGGGCACCGGCATGAAGTGGCAGTGGGTCGATCCTACTTGGCGATTGGACTGTACCAACGATGGCGCCCTGGTCATTATTGGCAACAAGGCTTTGAGCACGCCCGATCCTTCTCCCTCCGAGGGATGGATCTACTATGACAACACATGGAAGCGACCTACTGCAGACGACTCTTTTAGCAAGTACAcccgacgacgacgatgggTGCGAACTGCTGAGCTCATCACCGTCACCAAGCCCACTGATGTGGTGGTCActgtcgaggaggatggTGTGACTGacgctgctggagatgtggagatcatcaccaccgagaccgaggagaaggtgcGAAGACGAAAGGGCATTAGATTCGAGGAGGACTCTTAA